Genomic segment of Panicum virgatum strain AP13 chromosome 9N, P.virgatum_v5, whole genome shotgun sequence:
TCAGGGTGAATAGAAGTTAGAGTATGTGATGCATGAACCTGGGCCGTAagcctctttttttctttttcagtcAGTTAGTCGGAGAGGCTGCTGCATCGAGAGAGAGCCCACAGCAGAAAAGCCTAAGTACGCAAGCCAGAGAGGCCCTTTATTATTAATTTATATGATGTCCAATGTGCATAGCTCTGTTTAAACTTCAAAAAAAGAACTCAAGTCACCTCCAAAATGTGAAACAGTACTATGGTGCTTAACACTGGCTAAGTCACACCAAGGGCGCGGCAAAGCCGCGCCAGGTTTCTAGTCGGGGATTGCTAGTTTACGGTCAACAGTACGGGAGGCgtccgtacggtcgattttccgacagcaattttttttctgtttttagaaacttttttgtcgttttctgagaaaaataaagtcagatatttttttatgagtcaaataatttttcaaGTGAAAATTTGGTgggtagaaaaaatttcaagaaacaaaattggtgagataaaaaaatttatgagaaaaattttgacagagagaaatttatcaaatggaagaaacaaaaaaaatgtacatccaaataaaaaactcggctaatattttttttaaaaaaattgtatgcaaagaacaaaaaaaaaagaaaaaaattggatctgggcaggggcggcgctggtggcgagctgccgcgcctcccgccgctcgcgccgccggccccgcaggccccgccgcgcctcccgccctGGCCCCGCCGCCGACTCGCCAGtcccgccgccagcccgccggCCCTCCTCTCAGGCCGCATGGAGGAGAAGGGAAGGGGGAAGGGGGCGCCATGGCTCGAGATCTAGatgggagggagggggaagaCCGTGTGCAgtggaaaaaaagagaggaggagCGCAGAGGATAAGGTCGCGTGGGCCCCGCGCACGTGGATGGAAAAAAAATCGACCGCTGGAGGTGGTATGTTACAGTCACCCGCAGATTCAACATTAGGTTTCTAGCCCCCCACGAGTCCCCGGATTACCCACCGCGCTCGCTCACCCCGCTCCGATCGCCAACCGGCACTCGACATGTGGGCCCCCCTCAACATATCCGAAtctattcaaaaaaaattaccgTAGGCAGGAGGAGTCCctcgaaaaagaaaaagaaaaaaaaaagaaaagaagaagaaatatgCGACACCTCTCGCCTGCAAACTCCGGCGTGGGCCGCCCCGCCTCCATCTCGCTGCAACGTGGACCCACCTCCTCATCCTCACCCAGAAATACATCCGCCACGAGTCCCCGGATTTACACACCACGCTCGCTCGCCCGCAGGCCCTCCTCCCACCCGCCGcgtgacatgtgggccccgcgACCGTTTCTTATTCTTATCCAGAATATATCCATTTCCTTTTCAAACAAAGAATATATCCATTTCGGAATTTCTTAGGCCAGCGGGAGAGAATATTCTAGAGCTCGCTGCCGACGTGGCGGCCAAAGGCAGACTGGCGGGTCCATCTGACGGCTGCGAGCAATCGGTGGGGAGATAATTGACTGGACGATTAAatcgaaatcgaaagagagaaaaaaagacgCGGCGATTTTTCTCGCTCCGGCAGTCCGGCTTGCTTTTATCCGTGGGCCTCCTTTTTAGAAGGCGCCACTTTCCTTCGCCGCTTCCCCAATCTTCGATTCGCTTCTCTTCTCTCGTGCGCTGTGGTTTCTCCCCATCGCGAGCTCTTCCTCCCTTCCTCGAGCGCGGTTTCGgccatggcagcggcggcgcaggcggtggcGAAGGGGAGCGTGTTGTCGCCGAGCGGCCACCGGGCCGCGCCGGGGCTCCTGGGCCGGCGGAGGGGCGCCGtggcggcgcggatggcgcCGTCGGCGGTGCGGATCGGGGGCCCCTGGGGGAAGACCGCGTTCCTCGGCGGGAGGCTGGCGGTCGGGCCCAGGAGATCCAGGTCCGCGTCCCGGACTCTCGTCGCGTCGCCGGTGCAGGTGAATATAGATTATCATGCGTTCCCctttttttctctgtttttgCCTCTAGTTCGCTTTTTTCTTGGTGTTTTCTCCTCCTAATTTTGATGATTATTTTCGTTCCTTCCTAAAAATCGGTttagattttttaaaaaaattggttATGTTTGCTTTTAGAAGTTTCGAGGTCATACTCTTATCTAGTACGTTTGACCATTTCCCCTCGAGTTTCTTAGCTTCGatttggaaagaaaaataaacTGGAACGATGAAGACTTGGAACCCTATACCCTAATATGATCTGCTTTTGTTCCCCCTGCAGATGAACAGGAACCTTGCGATTGGGAAATCCATGAGGTGGTGGGAGAAAGGGCTGCAGCCCAACATGCGGGAGATCGAATCCGCCCAAGACCTCGTCGATTCATTGGCCAACGCCGGCGACAGGCTTGTCATCGTGGACTTCTTCTCCCCTGGCTGCGGCGGTTGCCGTGCTCTTCACCCAAAGGTGTGAACAAAAAGGGTATTGAATTTGCCGTTGAACGTACTCTTCGTCTGATCCGAGAACCATTGACGAGATTATTGTGTTCTGAGAAATCTATCTCCTTGCGCAGATTTGCCAGTTTGCGGAGCAGAACCCAGATGTGCTGTTCTTGCAAGTGAACTATGAGGAGCACAAGTCTATGTGCTACAGCCTCCATGTCCATGTCCTCCCTTTCTTCAGGTTCTACA
This window contains:
- the LOC120690775 gene encoding thioredoxin-like 1-2, chloroplastic; translation: MAAAAQAVAKGSVLSPSGHRAAPGLLGRRRGAVAARMAPSAVRIGGPWGKTAFLGGRLAVGPRRSRSASRTLVASPVQMNRNLAIGKSMRWWEKGLQPNMREIESAQDLVDSLANAGDRLVIVDFFSPGCGGCRALHPKICQFAEQNPDVLFLQVNYEEHKSMCYSLHVHVLPFFRFYRGAQGRLCSFSCTNATIKKFKDALAKHKPDRCSIGPTRGLEESELLALAGNKDLQFTYTKKPELIPSGDAAAEIVAPEPAKLSAATKPLVRLGSEERSLVSSGR